In Polynucleobacter arcticus, the following proteins share a genomic window:
- the yihA gene encoding ribosome biogenesis GTP-binding protein YihA/YsxC → MSKLFQARFATTVNDTHCLPATPLREVAFAGRSNAGKSSAINVLCNQKRLAFASKTPGRTQHINYFGLFAKDDLLAYLVDLPGYGYAAVNRETKYHWNALLSDYLQEREQLVGMVLIVDSRRGITDLDEQMIQWFVPTGKPIHVLLSKCDKLNKSECKHAIEAVRKQLQQYDPALPEGTGDSKQLTAQLFSSTKRIGLEEADNVVIKWLFEAETQKDEITS, encoded by the coding sequence ATGTCTAAACTCTTTCAAGCGCGTTTCGCAACCACGGTCAATGACACCCATTGCCTACCTGCCACTCCACTCCGGGAGGTGGCTTTTGCTGGGCGCTCGAATGCCGGGAAATCTAGTGCAATTAACGTACTTTGCAATCAAAAAAGACTGGCTTTTGCCAGCAAAACGCCTGGACGCACCCAACACATCAATTATTTTGGCCTCTTTGCAAAAGACGATCTTCTCGCCTATTTAGTCGATTTACCGGGATATGGCTACGCGGCAGTCAATCGCGAGACCAAATATCACTGGAATGCCCTCCTAAGCGACTACCTCCAAGAGCGTGAGCAATTGGTAGGCATGGTCCTGATTGTGGACTCTAGGCGCGGTATTACCGATCTAGATGAACAAATGATTCAATGGTTTGTACCCACTGGCAAGCCGATTCATGTTTTGCTGAGTAAGTGCGATAAGCTCAATAAAAGTGAATGTAAACACGCAATAGAGGCGGTTCGGAAACAGCTACAACAATATGACCCCGCGCTACCAGAGGGTACAGGCGATTCCAAACAACTTACAGCACAATTATTTTCTAGTACTAAGCGGATTGGTCTTGAAGAGGCCGACAATGTTGTTATTAAATGGTTATTTGAAGCAGAGACTCAAAAAGATGAAATCACAAGCTAA
- a CDS encoding c-type cytochrome: protein MRQTSQISKLASLRAGFAVLSIFALSGIVSPVSAADPVPMAPAAEAKPAVPGKPKADSAAGEALYNAGDATRGVVACITCHGPKGQSAVSTWPKLSAQHAAYTVKQLKSYKDGSRVNAIMMGMSMPLNEQDMLNIATYLSQQAPSQGVAENKDTILLGQNIYRGGIASKGVQACAGCHSPNGAGIPSQYPRQGGQWAEYSYNQLMNFNQGTRKNLQMNSIAGKLSDIEMKAVSDYMAGLR, encoded by the coding sequence ATGCGTCAAACCTCCCAAATCTCCAAATTAGCTAGCCTGCGCGCTGGTTTTGCGGTCCTCTCTATTTTCGCTCTTAGTGGCATTGTGTCTCCAGTTTCTGCTGCAGATCCTGTGCCAATGGCTCCTGCTGCAGAGGCCAAGCCAGCAGTGCCAGGCAAGCCTAAGGCTGATTCTGCAGCTGGTGAAGCTCTCTATAACGCTGGAGATGCTACCCGCGGCGTAGTAGCCTGTATCACGTGCCATGGCCCTAAGGGTCAGAGTGCCGTAAGTACATGGCCTAAATTATCTGCCCAACATGCGGCTTACACAGTAAAGCAGTTGAAAAGCTATAAGGATGGTTCCCGCGTCAATGCCATCATGATGGGCATGTCAATGCCTTTAAACGAACAAGATATGCTTAATATTGCTACCTACTTGTCTCAGCAGGCTCCATCTCAAGGAGTTGCGGAAAATAAAGACACTATTTTGTTAGGTCAGAATATTTATCGTGGTGGCATTGCGTCGAAGGGCGTTCAGGCTTGTGCAGGCTGTCATAGTCCAAATGGAGCAGGTATTCCTTCTCAGTATCCACGCCAAGGCGGACAGTGGGCCGAATATTCCTACAATCAATTAATGAATTTCAATCAGGGCACCCGTAAAAATCTTCAAATGAATAGTATTGCCGGCAAGCTTTCTGATATTGAAATGAAAGCAGTTTCTGATTACATGGCAGGCTTG